One Aster yellows witches'-broom phytoplasma AYWB DNA segment encodes these proteins:
- the truA gene encoding tRNA pseudouridine(38-40) synthase TruA, whose translation MQHFFYKLILSYDGTFYCGYQKQPQKKTVQQTFEKALKKMTHQNIPTFAASRTDKGVHSQGQTLHFQTTFSLKPKHFQKTLNYLLPPDIRVRQMHFATPNFHARYSAKSKIYQYVFSKKPLNAFNHHFQIFADKFDFVKITKALKFIEGTHNFFAFTSETQPKNFSKTIFQASLKETVHKYILVFHGNGFLKYMIRFLVGSLIEIGKNKFSLEQFQAMLLGNKTKKATLLAPAKALVLKKIFY comes from the coding sequence TTGCAACACTTTTTTTATAAATTAATTTTAAGCTATGATGGTACTTTTTATTGTGGATATCAAAAACAACCTCAAAAAAAAACCGTGCAACAAACTTTTGAAAAAGCTTTAAAAAAAATGACCCATCAAAACATCCCCACTTTTGCAGCTAGTAGAACCGATAAAGGAGTCCATTCTCAAGGACAAACCCTCCATTTCCAAACCACTTTTTCTCTAAAACCTAAACATTTCCAAAAAACTCTTAATTATCTTTTGCCTCCTGATATTAGAGTTAGACAAATGCATTTTGCCACTCCTAATTTTCATGCTCGTTATTCAGCGAAATCAAAAATTTATCAATATGTTTTTTCTAAAAAACCCCTTAATGCTTTTAACCATCATTTTCAAATTTTTGCTGACAAGTTTGATTTTGTCAAAATCACTAAAGCCCTAAAATTTATCGAAGGCACTCATAATTTTTTTGCTTTTACTAGTGAGACCCAGCCTAAAAATTTTTCTAAAACAATTTTTCAAGCTTCTCTCAAAGAAACTGTACACAAATATATTTTAGTTTTTCATGGTAATGGTTTTTTAAAATATATGATTCGTTTTTTGGTGGGAAGTTTAATTGAAATTGGTAAAAATAAATTTTCTTTGGAACAATTTCAAGCGATGTTATTAGGTAACAAAACTAAAAAAGCCACCCTTTTGGCTCCTGCCAAAGCCTTAGTTTTAAAAAAAATTTTTTATTGA
- the tmk gene encoding dTMP kinase, whose product MFISFEGCEGTGKTTHSSYLFEKLSKKYSCVLTKEPGGGLFNEVIRNILLHSYNKQIDFHTEALLFAADRAEHLSKLIIPALQQNKIVICDRYLDSTIAYQVYARGLSKDFVLNINNLALNYMPNITFYLDLDPKIGIQRVKQFRPKEINSFDLQKLSFHKKVRKGYLDLYQKDQQKRIFLIDASKSLEKIYNIIEQKLKEVFQIDL is encoded by the coding sequence ATGTTTATTTCTTTTGAAGGTTGTGAAGGCACCGGAAAAACCACCCATTCAAGTTATTTATTTGAAAAATTAAGTAAAAAATATTCGTGTGTTTTAACCAAAGAACCTGGTGGTGGTTTATTTAATGAAGTAATTAGAAATATTTTGTTGCATTCTTATAATAAACAAATAGATTTTCACACTGAGGCTTTGTTATTTGCAGCAGATAGAGCAGAACATTTAAGCAAATTAATTATTCCTGCCTTACAACAAAATAAAATAGTTATTTGTGATCGTTATTTGGATTCTACTATAGCTTATCAAGTTTATGCTCGTGGTTTAAGTAAAGATTTTGTTTTAAATATTAATAATTTGGCTTTAAATTATATGCCCAACATTACTTTTTATCTAGATTTAGATCCTAAAATAGGAATTCAAAGAGTCAAACAATTTAGACCTAAAGAAATTAATTCATTTGATTTACAAAAATTATCTTTTCATAAAAAAGTACGCAAAGGTTATCTTGACCTTTATCAAAAAGACCAACAAAAAAGAATTTTTTTAATTGATGCAAGTAAGTCCTTGGAAAAGATTTATAACATCATTGAACAAAAACTCAAAGAAGTCTTCCAAATAGATTTATGA
- the rplQ gene encoding 50S ribosomal protein L17 translates to MPFSKLGRNKSQRRALLRTLMTDLIVQEKIMTTESKAKELQKLADKMVTLSKKNTLHTRRQAKRHLFDEKINDDTTVLQKLFKNISSKYLDRQGGYTRVIKTVPRRGDSAPMAIIAFV, encoded by the coding sequence ATGCCTTTTAGCAAATTAGGACGCAATAAATCTCAAAGAAGAGCTTTGTTAAGAACTTTAATGACTGATTTAATTGTGCAAGAAAAAATTATGACAACTGAATCTAAAGCTAAGGAATTACAAAAATTAGCTGATAAAATGGTTACTTTATCTAAAAAAAATACTTTGCATACTAGACGCCAAGCCAAAAGACATCTTTTTGATGAAAAAATCAACGATGACACTACAGTTTTACAAAAACTATTTAAAAATATCTCCTCTAAATATCTTGATCGTCAAGGTGGATACACTAGAGTTATTAAAACTGTTCCTCGTCGTGGTGATAGTGCTCCAATGGCAATTATCGCTTTTGTTTAA
- the rsmI gene encoding 16S rRNA (cytidine(1402)-2'-O)-methyltransferase — protein sequence MLFQQQSFRNAKPILYLVATPIGNSEDITLRALYTLKEVFLILAEDTRRAKKLLHTYQIQKPLLSYYEHNQTRRLPQILELLSQGKNIALISDAGTPLISDPGFSLVCEVQKHGFNVVAIPGVSAFLTAFMTSAIPSPFIFLAFLPRLSQALKKYLLQYKNTSESLVIYESPHRIKKTLLLINKLYGNRKISLARELTKKFETIINGNLDSILELDLINKGEYVIVVAGNPNPNEHLLVLSINDHVLFYLKLGFNEKEAFSKVAQERNITKKEIYRQYKIKKNQS from the coding sequence ATGTTATTTCAACAACAAAGTTTTCGCAATGCTAAGCCTATTTTATATTTAGTAGCAACTCCCATAGGTAATTCAGAAGATATCACCTTAAGAGCGCTTTATACTTTAAAAGAAGTTTTTTTAATTTTAGCAGAAGATACTAGAAGAGCCAAAAAACTTTTACACACTTACCAAATCCAAAAACCTCTACTTTCTTATTATGAACACAATCAAACAAGAAGGTTACCTCAAATTTTAGAACTTTTATCACAAGGAAAAAATATCGCCTTAATTAGCGATGCGGGCACTCCTCTTATTAGCGATCCTGGTTTTTCTTTAGTTTGTGAAGTGCAAAAACATGGTTTTAATGTGGTAGCAATCCCAGGAGTATCTGCTTTTTTAACTGCTTTTATGACTTCTGCTATCCCTTCACCTTTTATCTTTTTGGCTTTTTTACCTCGTTTGTCTCAAGCTTTGAAAAAATATTTACTCCAATATAAAAATACCTCCGAAAGCCTTGTTATTTATGAATCTCCTCATAGAATTAAAAAGACTTTACTTTTAATAAACAAATTATATGGTAATAGAAAAATTTCTTTAGCACGTGAACTGACTAAAAAATTTGAAACCATTATCAATGGTAATCTTGACTCTATTTTAGAACTTGATTTAATTAATAAGGGAGAATATGTCATTGTTGTTGCAGGCAATCCCAATCCCAACGAACATTTGCTTGTTCTAAGCATAAACGATCACGTTCTTTTTTACCTCAAATTAGGCTTTAACGAAAAAGAGGCTTTTAGCAAAGTTGCTCAAGAAAGAAACATTACCAAAAAAGAAATTTATCGCCAATACAAAATCAAAAAAAACCAATCTTGA
- the metG gene encoding methionine--tRNA ligase → MKTTQKQKPKFFLSTAIAYASGIPHIGNVYECILADAIARFKRLEGFDVFFQTGTDEHGQKIAAKSLQQGKNPQEYVDQISLEIKRIYDLMQVSYDKFVKTTNPNHKQTVQAIFDKLWKKGDIYLGKYQGLYSVSEESYVAPKDLIDGKTSNGEIPILISEETYFFKISKYQSHLLKYLENNPSLIKPDAQRKELLNLLKEPLSDLSVSRTSFKWGIRVPFDPKHVIYVWIDALSNYLTGLGYNPTSENSQFNRYWPCDMHVIGKDILRFHLIYWPILLMALEISLPKQFLTHPWILFDKNKMSKSKGNVLYVDDLLKHFPVDSIRYFVLSEIPYAQDGNITYELLVERHNSDLANVLGNLVHRVFGMIKIYRQNNLSKTLITSNLDPKFDLSKQTLATLPSVRLKMQDYKVGDALKKIINLARFANKYIDLVEPWNLFKNPEKQQLLDHTLYSLVEALRFLGVLLQPFLPQTANKILTQLKASDITFKSLDTFGILPSQKLDNYHILFNRLEIDEILPI, encoded by the coding sequence ATGAAAACAACCCAAAAACAAAAACCTAAATTTTTTCTTTCCACAGCGATTGCCTATGCTTCTGGCATTCCACACATTGGCAACGTTTACGAATGCATTTTAGCTGATGCCATTGCTCGTTTTAAACGCCTAGAAGGATTTGATGTTTTTTTTCAAACAGGAACCGATGAACACGGACAAAAAATTGCTGCTAAATCTTTGCAACAAGGTAAAAATCCACAAGAATATGTAGACCAAATATCTTTGGAAATAAAAAGAATTTATGATTTAATGCAAGTAAGTTATGATAAATTTGTCAAAACTACCAACCCTAACCATAAACAAACAGTTCAAGCCATCTTTGACAAGTTATGGAAAAAAGGAGATATTTATTTAGGAAAATATCAAGGACTTTATTCAGTTTCTGAAGAATCTTATGTGGCTCCCAAAGATTTAATTGATGGAAAAACTTCTAATGGTGAAATTCCTATTTTAATCAGTGAAGAAACTTATTTTTTTAAGATTTCCAAATACCAATCCCATTTATTGAAATATTTAGAAAACAACCCCTCCTTGATTAAACCTGATGCCCAAAGAAAAGAGCTGTTAAATTTATTAAAAGAACCATTATCAGATTTGTCTGTTTCTAGAACTTCTTTTAAGTGGGGCATTCGCGTTCCTTTTGATCCCAAACACGTGATTTATGTTTGGATTGATGCTCTAAGCAATTATCTAACCGGACTAGGCTACAATCCTACATCTGAAAATAGCCAGTTTAATCGATATTGGCCCTGCGATATGCATGTCATTGGTAAAGATATTTTAAGGTTTCATCTCATTTACTGGCCTATTTTATTGATGGCACTTGAAATTTCGCTGCCCAAACAGTTTTTAACCCATCCATGGATTTTATTTGATAAAAATAAAATGTCTAAATCTAAAGGTAACGTTTTGTACGTTGATGATTTGTTAAAGCATTTTCCGGTGGATTCCATTCGTTATTTTGTTCTATCAGAAATTCCTTATGCTCAAGATGGTAATATCACTTATGAATTGTTAGTAGAAAGGCACAATAGTGATCTAGCTAATGTTTTGGGAAACTTAGTTCATAGAGTTTTTGGGATGATAAAAATTTATCGTCAAAATAATTTATCTAAAACTTTAATTACATCTAATTTAGACCCTAAATTTGATTTATCCAAACAAACTTTAGCAACTCTTCCTTCAGTTCGTCTCAAAATGCAAGATTACAAAGTGGGAGATGCCCTTAAAAAAATTATTAATTTGGCTCGTTTTGCTAATAAATACATTGATTTAGTAGAGCCTTGGAATTTATTTAAAAATCCTGAAAAACAACAACTATTAGACCACACACTATATTCTTTGGTAGAAGCTTTAAGGTTTTTAGGGGTTTTATTACAACCTTTTTTACCTCAAACAGCTAATAAAATTTTAACTCAACTCAAAGCCTCGGATATTACTTTTAAAAGCTTAGATACTTTCGGGATTCTTCCAAGTCAAAAATTAGACAATTATCATATTTTATTTAATCGCTTGGAAATTGATGAGATTTTGCCTATATAA
- a CDS encoding DNA polymerase III subunit delta' — protein MKKIQSLLTKFNQIIQNKKLAHLYLVVGSTLSQQKEFVLELAYRIFKPHDPYLLSKDTLLNSQYPNFYYLTKQNHLFTKEQILQFQKNFLKTSLFGTQRIYVIEEIEKITTQTSNSLLHFFENPSNNTIGFLLTNNLEKVLPTIVSRCQIINIFDAVDAKTQNLDPKAKPQIDVFDFYLSNLINKNPDQMDLFIASDYYQNFKQFFLDFLIQFPKTISLKLAVFASPVFAKLTSFPHFLNDFLSALLHFFSDVLYEKIPKNQLPIYFSKTQILTNPEYRKYYQTLPLTTAFDILKIIHQIYKKQYILSNQENLLMALLIQLEAQRLSF, from the coding sequence ATGAAAAAAATCCAATCTTTGTTAACCAAATTTAATCAAATTATCCAAAATAAAAAACTCGCCCATCTTTATTTAGTTGTTGGATCCACCCTTTCCCAACAAAAAGAATTTGTTTTAGAACTTGCCTATCGCATTTTTAAACCCCATGACCCTTATCTTTTGTCAAAAGATACCTTACTTAATTCGCAATACCCCAATTTTTATTATTTGACCAAACAAAACCATCTTTTTACCAAAGAACAAATTTTGCAATTTCAAAAAAACTTTTTGAAAACTTCTTTATTCGGAACCCAAAGAATTTATGTAATCGAAGAAATAGAAAAAATAACTACCCAAACTTCCAATAGTTTATTGCATTTTTTTGAAAATCCTTCCAACAACACTATAGGTTTTTTATTAACCAATAATTTAGAAAAAGTTTTACCAACCATAGTTTCTCGCTGTCAAATTATTAATATCTTTGATGCCGTGGATGCAAAAACACAAAATTTAGACCCCAAAGCTAAACCCCAAATAGATGTTTTTGATTTTTACTTAAGCAATTTAATAAATAAAAATCCCGATCAAATGGATTTATTCATTGCCAGCGATTATTATCAAAATTTTAAACAGTTTTTTTTGGATTTTCTTATTCAATTTCCAAAAACAATTTCATTAAAATTAGCGGTTTTTGCCTCTCCTGTGTTTGCAAAACTTACTTCTTTTCCTCATTTTTTAAATGATTTTTTATCAGCGTTATTACATTTTTTTTCTGATGTGTTATATGAAAAAATACCCAAAAACCAGTTACCCATTTATTTTTCCAAAACACAAATTTTAACAAATCCAGAATATCGAAAATATTATCAAACTTTACCCCTTACAACTGCTTTCGATATTTTAAAAATTATTCATCAAATTTACAAAAAACAATATATATTATCTAATCAAGAAAATCTTTTAATGGCTTTGTTAATTCAATTAGAAGCTCAAAGACTTTCATTTTAA
- the rpsK gene encoding 30S ribosomal protein S11, with translation MARKKNTKRKVKKNVPLGIAHIHTTFNNTIVTITDLNGNAVTWSSAGALGFKGSRKSTPFAAQLAAEAVAKAAMEHGMVKVETFITGPGPGREAAIRSLQAAGLEITAIKDVTAVPHNGCRPPKPPRG, from the coding sequence TTGGCAAGAAAAAAAAATACCAAACGCAAAGTTAAAAAAAATGTTCCTTTAGGAATTGCACACATCCATACCACCTTTAACAACACCATTGTTACTATCACCGATCTTAACGGTAATGCTGTTACTTGGAGTAGTGCAGGTGCTTTGGGTTTTAAAGGAAGTCGCAAATCAACCCCCTTTGCAGCTCAATTAGCCGCTGAAGCAGTTGCCAAAGCAGCGATGGAACACGGAATGGTTAAAGTAGAAACTTTCATTACAGGACCAGGTCCCGGAAGAGAAGCAGCCATCCGTTCTTTGCAAGCAGCAGGATTAGAAATTACTGCTATTAAAGATGTTACTGCAGTACCACATAATGGTTGTCGACCGCCAAAACCTCCTAGAGGATAA
- a CDS encoding DNA-directed RNA polymerase subunit alpha → MKNLKFIKPFFVEEIDENPISGKFTIKPLERGYGITVGNALRRVLLSSLPGAAIVNVKIQGVEQEFTTIPGVYEDVMTIILNLKKIVFAVDDESDDFEEKLELIAKGPQRLTAASFELPAGVKIINPDHYITTLSDDVCFHMTVTIKKGIGYVGAKENKVHIENQVGVIAIDSLFTPVVNVSYQVEKKLGNKDELTIEITTNGALLAKEALATAASILVDHFNVLVELSQKPAHVEFVSESKKEAHNYVLDLEIEQLDLSVRLFNSLKRAGIDTVASLVKLSEKEVVKLKSLGRKSFQELKDKFLEYGLEFNDYLKEALHHSVEEDKDKH, encoded by the coding sequence ATGAAAAATCTTAAATTTATTAAACCTTTTTTTGTTGAAGAAATTGATGAAAATCCCATTTCCGGGAAATTCACTATCAAACCTTTAGAAAGAGGATACGGCATTACTGTGGGAAACGCCCTAAGAAGAGTTTTGTTATCTTCTTTGCCTGGTGCTGCTATTGTAAATGTTAAAATTCAAGGAGTAGAACAAGAATTCACTACTATTCCGGGCGTTTATGAAGATGTCATGACAATTATTTTAAATTTAAAAAAAATTGTTTTTGCCGTAGACGACGAATCAGATGATTTTGAAGAAAAATTAGAATTAATCGCTAAAGGACCACAACGCCTAACTGCTGCTTCTTTCGAACTGCCTGCAGGAGTTAAAATCATCAACCCCGATCATTACATTACCACCCTTTCTGATGATGTTTGCTTTCATATGACAGTCACTATTAAAAAAGGCATCGGTTATGTTGGTGCCAAAGAAAATAAAGTTCACATTGAAAATCAAGTAGGCGTTATTGCAATTGACTCTTTATTTACTCCTGTTGTTAATGTTTCTTATCAAGTAGAAAAAAAATTAGGCAATAAAGACGAATTAACTATTGAAATTACCACTAACGGCGCTCTTTTAGCTAAAGAAGCTTTAGCAACTGCAGCTAGCATTTTAGTAGATCATTTCAATGTTTTAGTAGAATTAAGCCAAAAACCTGCTCATGTAGAATTTGTTTCTGAATCTAAAAAAGAAGCCCATAATTACGTGCTAGATTTAGAAATTGAACAATTAGATTTATCTGTAAGACTTTTCAACAGTCTTAAAAGAGCAGGGATTGATACAGTTGCTTCTTTAGTGAAATTAAGTGAAAAAGAAGTTGTCAAACTGAAAAGCCTAGGACGAAAATCTTTCCAAGAATTAAAAGATAAATTTTTAGAATATGGTTTAGAATTCAACGATTACCTCAAAGAAGCTTTGCATCATAGCGTTGAAGAAGACAAAGACAAACATTAA